The Cyclopterus lumpus isolate fCycLum1 chromosome 12, fCycLum1.pri, whole genome shotgun sequence genome window below encodes:
- the nadk2 gene encoding NAD kinase 2, mitochondrial, which translates to MCSVRRMGRRSAVNLVRLGTRAVSLLYGNPLRPVHTSTRKAPEPEAAFRPEKVAVVTKTTRYEFEQQRYLYAGLSEEDFKQLLAMKGSSYSGLLERHTIHTTNVEHIVSSLRREGIEVRVVKRGEYDEEVVRWADTIISAGGDGTMLLVASKVLSKDKPVVGVNTDPERSEGHLCLPVHYTHAFPEALEKLCRGEFRWLWRQRIRVHFEGTGINPTSVDLHEQQLSLEQHSRAHRITTMDSRQRTGTLHDSFSKTSLLPIRSLNEIFIGESLSSRASYYEISVDDGPWEKQKSSGLSICTGTGSKAWSYNINKLAEQAVEEVLQIGKSQTGLDIPLNRDIIEKVTDEYNASLEFRPDDSRLFFSIREPIVNRVFSSSRQRGFASRVSVRSRCWDACMVVDGGTSFEFNDGAIATISMSEEDRLRTVVLQP; encoded by the exons ATGTGTTCAGTCCGAAGAATGGGTCGTCGCTCCGCGGTGAACTTAGTGCGCCTCGGGACTCGAGCCGTCAGCCTGCTGTACGGAAACCCGCTTCGCCCCGTCCACACGTCAACACGCAAAGCCCCGGAGCCGGAAGCTGCTTTCAGACCGGAGAAAGTAGCCGTTGTTACCAAGACGACGCGATATGAGTTCGAGCAGCAGCGGTACCTCTACGCGGGACTGTCCGAAGAGGACTTCAAACAACTG CTGGCTATGAAGGGCTCCAGCTACAGCGGCCTGCTGGAGAGACACACCATCCACACCACCAACGTGGAGCACATCGTGAGCAGCCTGCG GAGAGAAGGCATTGAGGTACGAGTTGTGAAGAGAGGAGAATATGATGAAGAAGTAGTGCGATGGGCAGATACCATCATCTCTGCTGGAG GTGATGGGACAATGCTACTTGTTGCCAGTAAGGTTTTAAGCAAGGACAAACCAGTTGTTGGCGTTAACACAGACCCTGAGAG GTCAGAAGGTCATCTGTGCCTGCCTGTGCACTACACTCATGCCTTCCCAGAGGCACTGGAGAAACTCTGTCGTGGTGAGTTCAG GTGGCTGTGGCGTCAGAGGATCCGTGTGCACTTTGAGGGCACAGGAATCAATCCCACCTCCGTTGACCTACACGAACAGCAACTGAGCCTGGAGCAGCACAGCCGAGCTCACCGCATCACCACCATGGACAGTCGGCAGA GGACAGGAACACTACATGACAGCTTCTCCAAGACTAGTCTCCTACCTATTAGAAGCCTGAATGAGATCTTCATCGGAGAGTCTCTGTCCTCCAG GGCTTCCTACTATGAGATCTCTGTGGATGACGGCCCGTGGGAAAAGCAGAAGAGTTCAGGACTCAGCATTTGTACAGGAACAGGATCCAAAGCCTG GTCATACAACATCAACAAACTGGCTGAACAAGCTGTGGAGGAGGTTCTTCAGATCG GAAAGTCTCAAACGGGTCTGGATATCCCGCTTAATCGGGACATCATTGAAAAGG tcactGATGAATACAACGCGTCCCTGGAGTTCCGTCCGGATGACAGCCGGTTGTTCTTCAGCATCAGGGAGCCCATCGTCAACCGGGTGTTCTCCAGCAGTCGTCAGCGAGGCTTCGCCAGCAG GGTGTCGGTCCGCTCACGGTGCTGGGACGCCTGCATGGTGGTCGACGGTGGGACTTCCTTTGAGTTCAACGACGGCGCCATCGCTACAATCAGCATGAGCGAGGAGGACCGGCTGCGGACGGTTGTTCTCCAGCCCTGA